A genome region from Pseudanabaena sp. Chao 1811 includes the following:
- a CDS encoding RecQ family ATP-dependent DNA helicase: protein MDDISGEWTKVQQTFQKIWGYKDLRQSQREVVSSLLQGKDSLAIMATGGGKSICFQLPAILNEGLTLVISPLLALMEDQVRDLRSRNLPAAALHSNLSQIERREVLRNLPNTRLLYVSPETLLSQPVWERLCDRQLKITGLMLDEAHCLAQWGDSFRPSYRRLGAVRSALMQHKPDHHPRMSLAAFTATADRDTTAELKSCLQLDHPNIVRTSPYRPHLSLKVEIAWTPAGRKSRTLKFIRDRKGQSGLIYVRSRGDAEKLAAWLQDNSLATAAYHAGLPPQERRHIEQQWLNNQYPFVICTSAFGLGINKPDTRWVLHFHPPLTLSEYIQEIGRAGRDDKPAEALMLVSEPTGLLDDSDRQRVNFFLQQQQKLQQQAQLLLPRLPRRGNFTEVAKLHSDAAIALGLLHRAGNLVWLTPFEYEIYNLPQQQQKLKQSVGVQSAVAQMQDYIRVKGDRWAFLLNNFGFEEEAKLLLKSKN, encoded by the coding sequence ATGGACGACATATCTGGGGAATGGACAAAAGTTCAGCAAACATTTCAAAAGATCTGGGGATATAAAGATTTACGCCAATCTCAGCGTGAGGTAGTTTCTAGCTTACTGCAAGGCAAAGATAGTTTAGCGATTATGGCGACGGGTGGGGGAAAATCTATTTGTTTTCAGTTACCAGCAATCCTTAATGAAGGTTTAACTTTGGTTATTTCCCCCTTACTAGCTTTGATGGAAGATCAGGTGAGGGATTTACGATCGCGCAATTTACCTGCGGCGGCTCTGCATAGTAACCTCTCGCAAATAGAACGGCGGGAAGTATTGAGAAATCTCCCCAATACTCGTTTACTTTACGTTTCACCAGAAACACTATTAAGTCAGCCTGTCTGGGAAAGGCTATGCGATCGCCAGTTAAAAATTACAGGGTTAATGCTGGATGAGGCACATTGTTTGGCGCAATGGGGAGATTCATTTCGTCCGAGTTATCGGCGCTTGGGGGCAGTGAGATCAGCATTAATGCAACATAAGCCTGATCATCATCCGCGTATGTCTCTAGCCGCATTTACTGCAACTGCCGATCGCGATACGACTGCCGAATTAAAATCTTGTTTGCAGCTAGATCATCCCAACATTGTAAGAACTAGTCCCTATCGTCCCCATTTAAGTCTCAAGGTGGAAATTGCATGGACACCCGCAGGACGGAAATCGCGCACTTTAAAATTTATTCGCGATCGCAAGGGGCAGTCGGGCTTAATTTATGTCCGCAGTCGGGGCGATGCGGAGAAATTAGCCGCATGGTTGCAGGACAATTCCTTGGCGACTGCTGCCTATCATGCAGGCTTACCACCCCAAGAGCGACGACATATTGAGCAGCAATGGCTCAACAATCAATATCCTTTTGTGATCTGCACTTCGGCGTTTGGTCTCGGAATTAATAAACCAGATACCCGATGGGTCTTACATTTTCATCCGCCCTTGACGCTTTCGGAATATATCCAAGAAATTGGTCGGGCGGGGCGTGATGACAAACCTGCGGAGGCATTGATGTTGGTGAGTGAACCAACGGGACTCCTCGATGATAGCGATCGCCAGAGGGTAAATTTTTTCCTCCAGCAACAACAAAAACTGCAACAGCAAGCGCAATTGCTGCTACCCCGACTACCTCGGCGAGGTAATTTTACGGAAGTTGCAAAGTTACATTCCGATGCGGCGATCGCGTTAGGACTGTTGCACCGTGCGGGTAATTTAGTATGGTTGACACCCTTTGAATATGAAATTTATAACTTGCCCCAGCAACAACAAAAACTAAAACAATCCGTTGGGGTACAGAGTGCAGTCGCGCAAATGCAAGACTATATTCGTGTAAAAGGCGATCGCTGGGCTTTTTTACTGAATAACTTTGGATTTGAGGAAGAAGCCAAGTTACTGCTAAAATCAAAAAATTAA